One genomic segment of Aliidiomarina minuta includes these proteins:
- a CDS encoding bifunctional GNAT family N-acetyltransferase/hotdog fold thioesterase, whose translation MKYSIIAPQSEKELKQYFELRWRVLREPFNRPRGSEQDEYDQVSEHCMLLNAEAKPIGCGRLHFNSPEEAQIRFMVVDPDEQGEGHGVRIIKHLELRARDQGANRIIINSRDTTLGFYLRCGYELKEEADQVKNPMAEHQLVKYIDPSNHIIYRPGWCHDLQQTWQEQIPISDAMGIRIYQYTGRDLEVRATITRNLNVHNTMFAGSIYSLATLTGWGMVQLQLQERGLQGSVVLGEGTISYKKPLASEPRAEVHLEDMQGDMECLKSAKNAHLNVEVTVYDDESPVAYFNGRFVVMAKR comes from the coding sequence ATGAAATACTCAATTATCGCTCCCCAGAGTGAAAAGGAACTTAAACAGTACTTTGAATTGCGCTGGCGTGTCCTGCGTGAGCCTTTTAATCGTCCGCGCGGGTCCGAGCAAGATGAGTACGATCAGGTCAGTGAGCACTGCATGCTGCTCAATGCTGAGGCAAAACCTATAGGTTGTGGCCGTCTTCATTTCAACAGTCCTGAGGAAGCTCAGATACGCTTCATGGTGGTTGATCCCGACGAACAGGGAGAAGGCCACGGTGTGCGTATCATTAAACACCTGGAATTACGCGCACGTGACCAGGGAGCCAACCGAATCATTATCAACTCGCGGGACACTACTCTGGGTTTTTACCTTCGTTGCGGTTATGAGCTTAAAGAAGAAGCGGATCAAGTTAAAAATCCAATGGCAGAACATCAGCTGGTAAAATATATAGACCCCAGTAATCACATTATTTATCGCCCGGGCTGGTGCCACGATCTACAGCAAACCTGGCAGGAGCAAATTCCCATCAGCGATGCCATGGGAATACGTATCTACCAGTACACGGGTCGTGATTTAGAAGTGCGTGCCACGATTACCCGCAACCTGAATGTGCACAACACCATGTTCGCTGGCAGTATTTATTCGCTAGCTACTTTGACAGGCTGGGGCATGGTTCAGTTGCAATTGCAGGAACGAGGTCTGCAGGGTTCGGTGGTATTAGGAGAAGGCACTATTTCCTATAAAAAGCCGCTCGCCTCAGAGCCCCGTGCTGAAGTTCACCTGGAAGATATGCAAGGTGATATGGAGTGCTTAAAATCAGCTAAAAACGCGCACCTGAATGTTGAGGTCACGGTATATGACGACGAAAGCCCGGTGGCTTATTTTAACGGTCGTTTCGTCGTCATGGCAAAACGCTGA
- a CDS encoding spermidine synthase: MTHPTDFEYELAKSSILYLTGDSEVRVVVLENQDYRFLVINGAIQSVLKLQDPKALVLPHQLELLAELPQLAPTARVLELGLGGGSALRHASYCYPQLYWCCLETNAEVINLYWEYFAPEQELAEHEIILSDSLEWLQKTPARQQFELILCDVYAEVQAPLLEACLGRLSADGVLMVNWLPHLQPQGNKSLDFFHWLSAQQNLQHTMQKVKGFRNQIHRLTKI; this comes from the coding sequence TTGACCCACCCAACGGACTTTGAATATGAACTGGCTAAATCCTCTATCCTGTATCTGACAGGAGATTCAGAGGTTAGAGTAGTAGTGCTGGAGAATCAAGATTATCGCTTTCTGGTGATCAATGGTGCTATCCAGAGTGTATTAAAGTTACAGGACCCGAAAGCCTTAGTTTTGCCTCACCAGCTGGAGCTTCTGGCTGAATTGCCTCAACTAGCGCCAACCGCGCGAGTACTGGAACTTGGACTCGGTGGTGGCAGCGCGTTGCGGCATGCCAGCTATTGTTATCCTCAGCTGTATTGGTGCTGTCTGGAGACCAATGCAGAAGTTATCAACCTGTATTGGGAGTACTTTGCTCCAGAGCAGGAACTGGCTGAACATGAAATTATTCTCAGCGACAGTTTAGAGTGGTTGCAAAAGACGCCAGCGCGACAACAATTTGAGCTGATCCTCTGTGATGTCTATGCTGAGGTGCAGGCTCCGTTGCTGGAAGCATGCTTGGGACGACTGAGTGCTGATGGCGTATTGATGGTTAACTGGTTACCGCATCTGCAACCACAGGGTAACAAGAGCCTGGACTTTTTTCACTGGCTATCGGCGCAACAGAATTTGCAGCATACTATGCAAAAGGTGAAAGGGTTCCGGAATCAGATCCACCGGCTTACTAAGATTTAA
- a CDS encoding virulence factor BrkB family protein, with product MVDWKQQRQQVAKLSVERGKTVYEFLTHFIKRCIHDRVTITAGHLTYVSLLSFVPLVAVIFAVFATFPMFEDMRRTIEEALIGNLVPASGDAIREYLNKFVENASQLSAVGSIFLFVVAIMLMSVIDRALNYIWRIKKRRRFIISLAVYWMVLTLGPVLVGISIGVSSYLLSVSSVADDYISGIRTLMLTLLPFFATLVAFLLLYIMVPNKVVRARHAIWGALFSALAFELAKLGFGLYLQYFPAYEVIYGAVATIPILIVWIFLSWNIILLGAELTASVEEFLHEKAEPTPEEEQDLDTDHDREIQGPGVN from the coding sequence ATGGTTGACTGGAAACAGCAGCGTCAACAAGTAGCAAAATTGTCCGTTGAGCGGGGCAAAACGGTGTATGAGTTTTTAACTCATTTCATTAAGCGCTGTATCCATGACCGGGTAACCATTACCGCAGGACACCTTACGTACGTCAGTTTATTGTCTTTTGTGCCTTTAGTGGCGGTTATTTTTGCAGTTTTTGCCACTTTCCCGATGTTCGAAGACATGCGCCGTACGATTGAAGAAGCCTTGATTGGGAATCTGGTGCCAGCCAGCGGTGACGCTATTCGCGAATATCTGAATAAATTTGTCGAGAACGCCAGTCAGCTGTCTGCTGTTGGCAGCATATTCTTATTCGTCGTCGCTATTATGCTGATGTCGGTTATCGACAGAGCATTGAACTATATCTGGCGCATTAAGAAGCGGCGTCGCTTTATTATTTCACTGGCGGTGTACTGGATGGTGCTGACCCTGGGGCCAGTGTTGGTGGGAATCAGTATTGGTGTGAGTTCTTATTTATTGTCGGTGTCCTCTGTGGCTGATGATTATATTAGCGGTATACGCACCCTGATGCTGACGTTGCTGCCTTTCTTCGCTACTTTGGTCGCATTTTTACTGCTTTACATCATGGTGCCTAACAAAGTGGTGCGGGCGCGCCATGCTATCTGGGGCGCGTTGTTTTCGGCGTTGGCATTTGAACTTGCTAAACTTGGATTTGGCCTGTACCTCCAGTACTTCCCTGCCTATGAAGTAATTTACGGGGCCGTGGCGACCATTCCTATTCTGATTGTCTGGATTTTCCTGTCCTGGAACATTATTTTATTGGGTGCTGAGCTTACCGCCAGTGTGGAAGAGTTTTTACATGAGAAAGCAGAACCCACCCCGGAGGAGGAGCAGGACCTGGATACTGATCATGACAGAGAAATACAGGGACCTGGCGTAAATTAA
- the dtd gene encoding D-aminoacyl-tRNA deacylase has translation MIALIQRVSSARVEVDERDIANIEKGILILLGVEKSDTQEKAAQLAKRVAGYRIFADAEGKMNLDVKDAGGQALVVSQFTLAADTRKGRRPSFSSSAAPEQAEPLYEFFCQQLAEQGIRVQKGQFAADMKVHLVNDGPVTFQLTV, from the coding sequence ATGATTGCATTGATACAGCGGGTAAGCTCGGCCCGCGTCGAAGTTGACGAGCGTGACATAGCTAATATTGAAAAGGGGATATTGATCCTGCTTGGCGTGGAGAAATCAGATACTCAGGAGAAAGCGGCGCAACTGGCTAAGCGCGTAGCGGGCTATCGTATATTTGCGGATGCTGAAGGAAAAATGAATCTGGATGTAAAAGACGCGGGTGGGCAAGCCCTGGTCGTGTCTCAATTTACACTGGCTGCAGATACCCGCAAAGGTCGTCGACCCAGCTTTTCTTCATCAGCTGCACCGGAACAGGCCGAGCCGTTGTATGAATTTTTTTGCCAGCAATTGGCGGAACAAGGCATTCGGGTACAGAAAGGGCAGTTTGCTGCCGATATGAAAGTACATCTGGTCAATGACGGCCCTGTTACTTTTCAACTAACGGTTTAA
- a CDS encoding META domain-containing protein: MRRKYCCGLLLTVFLSACSDTTESADHPATPLVVAGDESGLQGSWRLVDMTARIEVGEATLAAGYTVTFDEDGSLNGSADCNYFYGSYAASSDYKLSVSTLDKTQAACPQPSVWSLYLGILQSALRYERMGDRLIITSTLNGRLVFEQVSG, translated from the coding sequence ATGCGAAGAAAATATTGTTGTGGACTGCTACTGACTGTCTTTTTGTCTGCCTGCTCAGACACCACAGAGAGTGCTGACCATCCAGCTACTCCGCTGGTTGTGGCTGGTGATGAAAGCGGACTGCAAGGTAGTTGGAGACTGGTTGACATGACCGCCCGTATTGAAGTGGGCGAAGCCACTCTGGCGGCTGGTTACACAGTAACCTTTGACGAAGATGGTTCTCTTAATGGGTCTGCAGACTGCAATTATTTTTACGGCAGCTATGCCGCCAGCAGTGATTACAAGCTCTCGGTTTCAACTCTGGATAAGACCCAGGCCGCCTGTCCGCAACCCTCAGTATGGAGCCTGTATCTGGGCATTTTACAAAGTGCTTTGCGTTATGAACGCATGGGCGATCGTTTAATTATTACTTCTACTTTAAATGGACGCCTGGTTTTCGAACAGGTTAGCGGATAA
- a CDS encoding SDR family NAD(P)-dependent oxidoreductase: MKLLLIGAGGGLGRALLQHYLEYCDEIHAISRRSRPLSLPAQVHWHELEGELDDYQQLCLRWSEAGEKFDGVISTIGWLHQGDWQPERRIEALNQEQLQSYFNVNAIMPIMLLQAIKPLLPKKKPCFVVQLGAKVGSISDNQLGGWYGYRASKAALNMLFKTAAIEFKRTHKQLSLAVIHPGTTDSDLSEPFQQRIEPGKLYTAEQSAARIASVIEQLKPASSGGFWFWDGTALPY, encoded by the coding sequence ATGAAATTACTATTGATTGGGGCTGGTGGTGGTCTTGGCCGTGCGTTGTTGCAGCACTATCTGGAATATTGTGATGAAATTCACGCCATCAGCCGCCGTAGTCGGCCTTTGTCTTTGCCTGCTCAGGTGCACTGGCATGAACTGGAAGGGGAGCTGGATGATTATCAGCAGCTTTGTTTGCGTTGGTCTGAAGCAGGAGAAAAGTTTGACGGGGTTATCAGCACTATCGGCTGGCTTCATCAGGGCGACTGGCAGCCGGAACGGCGTATAGAAGCTTTGAATCAAGAGCAGTTACAGTCGTATTTTAATGTAAATGCCATTATGCCGATCATGTTGTTGCAGGCAATTAAACCACTGTTGCCAAAAAAGAAGCCCTGCTTTGTAGTTCAGCTAGGTGCTAAAGTGGGCAGTATCAGCGATAATCAACTGGGTGGCTGGTATGGTTACCGCGCCTCAAAAGCTGCCCTGAATATGCTTTTTAAAACGGCGGCTATTGAGTTTAAACGTACTCACAAACAGCTAAGCCTGGCGGTTATTCATCCGGGTACAACTGATAGTGATTTATCCGAACCCTTTCAGCAGCGCATAGAGCCGGGCAAGTTATATACCGCCGAACAAAGCGCGGCCAGAATTGCGTCAGTCATTGAACAGCTAAAGCCTGCCTCTAGTGGCGGTTTCTGGTTTTGGGACGGAACAGCGCTTCCTTACTAA
- a CDS encoding DUF3081 domain-containing protein, whose protein sequence is MKNELDTREILAVFEKIRNHGELKDERYQLAGVTAFTDHDGYTVFMEDASVKLRTGFHNTYHLDYSSQRDAENFLKKLHQIDRDYE, encoded by the coding sequence ATGAAAAATGAACTCGATACCCGAGAAATCCTGGCTGTATTTGAAAAGATCCGCAATCATGGTGAATTGAAGGACGAGCGCTATCAACTTGCTGGCGTGACTGCTTTTACTGATCATGATGGTTATACCGTGTTCATGGAAGACGCCAGCGTTAAATTACGTACCGGCTTTCACAATACCTATCATCTGGATTATTCATCCCAACGCGACGCAGAAAACTTCCTCAAAAAACTCCATCAAATCGATCGTGATTACGAATAA
- the trhA gene encoding PAQR family membrane homeostasis protein TrhA, translated as MSSAKYSLGEEIAHSVSHGIGVILSGVGLGFLIWLSLEYGDAWHLASSIIYGFSLILLYSASTLYHAITNEKAKRFFQLMDHSAIFVLIAGTYTPFALVSLRGPWGWSLFAVVWTIAFAGILLETLKKERIKWLSLTLYLGLGWMALIVIKPMLEMVPAAGLWFLLAGGLSYSLGVIFYVRKQMLYHHAIWHLFVLAGSLLHFFAVIYGVILPAQS; from the coding sequence ATGAGTTCAGCAAAATATTCATTAGGTGAGGAAATTGCTCACTCGGTAAGTCATGGCATTGGTGTGATACTTAGTGGTGTTGGCCTGGGGTTTCTGATTTGGTTATCGCTTGAGTACGGCGATGCCTGGCATTTGGCGAGCAGCATTATTTATGGCTTTTCTTTAATTCTGCTATATAGCGCTTCAACTCTGTATCACGCAATTACCAACGAGAAAGCCAAACGGTTTTTTCAGCTTATGGACCATTCGGCAATTTTTGTGCTTATTGCCGGTACCTATACGCCCTTTGCGCTGGTCAGTCTGCGCGGTCCCTGGGGCTGGAGCCTTTTTGCGGTGGTCTGGACCATCGCTTTTGCGGGGATTCTGCTGGAAACCTTAAAAAAAGAACGCATTAAATGGCTCTCATTAACGCTGTATCTGGGTCTTGGCTGGATGGCACTGATTGTTATTAAGCCAATGCTGGAAATGGTACCTGCCGCCGGGCTTTGGTTCTTGTTGGCGGGGGGCTTAAGCTATTCGTTAGGGGTTATCTTTTATGTACGCAAACAGATGCTGTATCACCATGCGATATGGCATTTATTTGTGCTGGCGGGTAGCCTGCTGCATTTCTTTGCGGTTATCTATGGCGTTATTCTGCCAGCCCAGTCGTAG
- the typA gene encoding translational GTPase TypA, with amino-acid sequence MTDQANGKDINKLRNIAIIAHVDHGKTTLVDKLLQQSGTLESRGEQEERIMDSNDLEKERGITILAKNTAIKWNDYHINILDTPGHADFGGEVERVLSMADSVLLLVDAVDGPMPQTRFVTQKAFAHGLKPIVVINKVDRPGARIDWAVEQVFDLFDNLGATDEQLDFPIVYASALLGWASMDQEEQTEDMTQLLQAIVDKVAPPEADPEGHLQMQISQLDYSSYVGVIGIGRIRRGSIKVNQAVTIVSADGSSRQGKIGKVFGYLGLDRMEITSAGAGDICAITGLGELKISDTVCALGHAEAMPPLSVDEPTVTMTFQVNTSPFAGKEGKFVTSRQILERLQQELVHNVALRVEETENPDKFRVSGRGELHLGVLIENMRREGFELAVSRPEVIIKEVDGKKQEPFENVMVDIEEQHQGSVMEALGLRKAEMTDMLPDGKGRVRIDFMVPSRGLIGFQTDFMTLTSGTGLMYHTFDHYGPHKGGKIGQRMNGVLVSNAQGKALTYSLFNLQERGRLMASHGDEVYEGQIIGIHNRSNDLTVNCLKGKQLTNVRASGTDEAQVLSTAIKLTLEQALEFIDDDELVEITPQSIRVRKKLLTENDRKRAGRAPKES; translated from the coding sequence ATGACCGACCAAGCTAACGGTAAAGATATCAACAAGTTAAGAAACATCGCCATTATCGCCCACGTGGATCACGGTAAAACTACACTCGTCGATAAGTTGTTACAGCAGTCTGGCACTCTTGAGAGCCGCGGTGAGCAGGAAGAGCGCATCATGGACTCTAACGACCTTGAAAAAGAACGTGGCATTACTATCCTGGCGAAAAACACCGCCATTAAGTGGAACGACTACCACATCAATATTCTGGACACTCCTGGCCACGCCGATTTCGGCGGTGAAGTTGAGCGTGTTTTATCCATGGCGGATTCAGTACTTTTGTTGGTTGATGCCGTAGACGGTCCTATGCCACAAACGCGCTTTGTAACGCAAAAAGCGTTCGCGCATGGCCTTAAACCTATTGTTGTTATCAACAAAGTTGACCGTCCAGGCGCGCGTATCGATTGGGCCGTAGAGCAGGTATTTGATCTATTTGACAACCTTGGCGCAACCGACGAACAGCTCGACTTCCCTATCGTCTACGCTTCTGCACTGCTGGGTTGGGCTTCGATGGACCAGGAAGAACAGACTGAAGACATGACTCAGTTGCTGCAAGCTATTGTCGACAAAGTAGCGCCGCCAGAAGCAGATCCTGAAGGCCACCTGCAGATGCAAATCTCGCAACTGGATTACTCTAGCTACGTTGGCGTTATCGGCATTGGCCGTATTCGCCGCGGCAGTATCAAAGTAAACCAGGCAGTGACTATCGTCAGTGCTGATGGCAGCAGCCGTCAGGGCAAAATAGGTAAAGTATTTGGTTACCTGGGTCTCGACCGTATGGAAATCACCTCTGCCGGTGCTGGCGATATCTGCGCTATCACAGGTTTAGGCGAACTGAAAATTTCCGACACCGTATGTGCCTTAGGTCATGCTGAAGCCATGCCACCGCTTTCTGTTGACGAACCTACAGTAACCATGACCTTCCAGGTCAACACGTCACCTTTCGCGGGTAAAGAAGGTAAGTTCGTTACCTCACGTCAAATTCTCGAGCGTCTGCAACAGGAACTTGTGCACAACGTAGCACTGCGTGTCGAAGAAACTGAAAACCCGGATAAATTCCGCGTTTCTGGTCGTGGTGAACTGCACTTAGGTGTATTGATTGAAAACATGCGCCGTGAAGGTTTTGAATTAGCTGTATCTCGTCCTGAAGTTATCATCAAGGAAGTTGATGGCAAGAAACAGGAACCTTTTGAGAACGTAATGGTTGATATCGAAGAGCAGCACCAGGGTTCTGTTATGGAAGCTTTAGGTTTACGTAAAGCTGAAATGACCGACATGCTGCCAGACGGTAAAGGCCGTGTACGCATCGACTTCATGGTGCCAAGCCGTGGTTTGATTGGCTTCCAGACAGACTTCATGACACTGACTTCAGGTACCGGTCTGATGTACCACACCTTCGACCATTATGGTCCGCATAAAGGTGGCAAAATCGGTCAGCGCATGAACGGAGTATTGGTTTCTAACGCTCAGGGTAAAGCGCTGACGTATTCACTGTTTAACCTGCAGGAACGTGGTCGCCTGATGGCTTCGCACGGCGATGAAGTTTATGAAGGCCAGATTATTGGTATTCATAACCGCTCTAATGACCTGACTGTTAACTGCCTTAAAGGCAAGCAGCTGACCAACGTGCGGGCATCCGGAACGGACGAAGCTCAGGTTCTGAGCACAGCCATTAAGCTGACTCTGGAGCAGGCTCTTGAGTTTATTGATGACGATGAGCTGGTTGAAATCACACCGCAGTCAATTCGGGTACGTAAGAAGTTACTTACCGAGAATGACCGCAAACGTGCAGGCCGTGCTCCTAAAGAGTCTTAA
- a CDS encoding sensor histidine kinase, with amino-acid sequence MKRTRIKQQRIYAVIATLLAGFALTAFFSWYVLHNSFQIWQLNSIAEAERLSSELHYRVEREREPLISAAILYEGSEEVTQQELIEAHQQFISITHRDSPISLAFAEPNEQGQFIVRQAAGNLPFLPEMTGYPVPGEIVDTLLKAQGSSPELITGALFSHQETSYLSMALTSSNAGEAGVLLALIDFDGILQRVTQNLLLDGTTLEVYHPLTGDFNHATLPALRTSPEAEHQVAIDMGDYQWQLNWLFDADYDGYADESFYIVIMIIGLFISLLMAFAVHQVLFQQDQIQLQVDSKTRELKATFRGLQRAQRQLIQQEKMASLGSLVAGIAHELNTPIGNTLMASSLIEDRVHKLQKKLNQGEALGIAEQHEFYQVLYEASRLMQQNSHRAADLINSFKQVAVDQTSDRKRAFDLKDYVNEVFRTLEPMLKRTPHSTSLELESDIKMLSYPGALGQVLNNLVTNSLAHAFNDKEKGKISLNAYRLDDNQIQISFKDNGAGMSKAVKERIFEPFFTTTMGKGGSGLGLHISYNLIENVLRGTIRVISNPNQGTEFIITLPTNTPEHAKNTENVA; translated from the coding sequence ATGAAACGGACTCGAATTAAACAACAGCGTATTTATGCAGTCATAGCAACCCTACTGGCAGGCTTTGCCCTGACTGCCTTTTTTAGCTGGTATGTACTACATAATAGTTTTCAGATCTGGCAGCTTAACTCCATAGCTGAAGCGGAGCGACTTAGCTCTGAATTACATTATCGGGTTGAACGCGAGCGCGAACCCCTAATTAGTGCGGCTATTCTTTATGAAGGTTCCGAAGAAGTGACTCAGCAGGAACTGATTGAAGCTCATCAGCAATTTATTAGTATTACTCATCGTGATAGTCCAATTTCACTGGCTTTTGCAGAGCCCAATGAGCAGGGGCAATTCATAGTACGTCAGGCGGCGGGCAATCTGCCATTTCTGCCCGAAATGACCGGTTACCCGGTCCCCGGGGAGATAGTCGATACCTTGTTAAAGGCTCAGGGATCATCCCCGGAGCTGATCACCGGCGCCTTATTTTCACATCAGGAAACCAGCTACCTGAGCATGGCGCTGACCTCCAGTAATGCCGGTGAAGCGGGAGTGCTGCTGGCATTGATTGATTTCGACGGTATCCTGCAGCGCGTGACCCAGAACCTGTTGCTCGACGGCACGACCCTGGAAGTTTATCACCCGCTTACTGGCGACTTTAACCATGCCACGCTACCCGCCTTGCGTACCTCACCGGAGGCCGAACACCAGGTCGCTATTGATATGGGTGACTACCAATGGCAACTCAATTGGCTATTTGATGCTGACTACGACGGTTATGCCGATGAGTCATTTTATATTGTGATTATGATCATTGGTCTTTTTATCTCGTTGCTGATGGCCTTTGCGGTACACCAGGTGCTGTTTCAACAAGACCAAATACAGCTTCAGGTCGACTCAAAAACACGAGAGCTTAAAGCCACCTTCCGTGGCTTGCAACGTGCACAACGCCAGCTTATTCAACAGGAAAAAATGGCCTCACTGGGCAGTCTGGTTGCCGGTATTGCGCATGAGCTCAATACGCCGATTGGCAATACCCTGATGGCTTCCTCACTGATAGAGGATCGCGTTCATAAGCTACAGAAAAAGCTTAATCAGGGAGAAGCTCTTGGTATTGCCGAGCAGCATGAATTCTACCAGGTGCTGTACGAGGCCAGTCGCCTGATGCAGCAAAACTCGCACCGTGCAGCTGATCTTATCAACAGCTTTAAACAGGTTGCGGTGGACCAGACCAGTGACCGCAAACGGGCCTTCGATCTTAAAGATTATGTTAACGAGGTATTTCGCACGCTCGAGCCCATGCTCAAACGCACACCACACTCCACTTCGCTCGAGTTGGAGAGCGATATTAAAATGCTAAGTTACCCCGGTGCCTTAGGTCAGGTGCTGAATAACCTGGTCACCAATAGCCTGGCGCACGCCTTTAATGACAAAGAGAAAGGAAAAATATCCCTGAACGCATACCGTTTAGACGATAACCAGATACAAATTTCTTTTAAAGATAACGGGGCAGGTATGAGCAAAGCAGTAAAAGAGCGTATTTTTGAGCCTTTTTTCACTACCACCATGGGCAAAGGCGGCAGCGGCCTCGGGTTGCATATCAGCTACAACCTGATAGAAAATGTGCTTCGCGGCACCATACGGGTCATCAGCAACCCGAACCAGGGCACCGAATTTATTATTACCCTCCCCACAAACACCCCTGAGCACGCTAAAAACACCGAAAACGTAGCCTGA
- the glnA gene encoding glutamate--ammonia ligase has protein sequence MSVQEILKQIEEKEIKFVDLRFTDTKGKEQHVTIPVSAVDEEFFEEGKMFDGSSISGWKGINESDMVLKPDPSTAVIDPFSDALMLNIRCDILEPDTMQGYDRDPRSVAKRAEEYLISTGIADTVLIGPEPEFFIFDDVRFHTDMSGSFYKIDSEEAKWNSGSDYAEGNLAHRPGVKGGYFPVPPVDSSHDIRSLMCETMEEMGLVIEAHHHEVATAGQNEIATRYNTLVKKADEMQIFKYVVHNVAHAYGKTATFMPKPIVGDNGSGMHVHQSLAKDGKNLFAGDKYGGLSETALYYIGGIIKHAKALNAFTNPSTNSYKRLVPGFEAPVMLAYSARNRSASIRIPVVPSAKARRIEARFPDPVANPYLAFTALMMAGLDGIQNKIHPGDAMDKDLYDLPPEEAAEIPQVATSLGEALAELDKDRAFLTAGGVMTDEMIDAYIDLKQQEVETLNKTTHPVEFDMYYSA, from the coding sequence ATGTCCGTTCAAGAGATTCTTAAGCAAATCGAAGAAAAAGAAATTAAGTTTGTAGATCTGCGCTTTACTGATACTAAAGGCAAAGAGCAGCACGTCACTATTCCTGTATCGGCAGTTGATGAGGAATTCTTCGAAGAAGGCAAAATGTTTGACGGCTCGTCTATTTCTGGCTGGAAAGGTATTAATGAATCCGACATGGTACTTAAGCCGGATCCTTCTACTGCGGTTATTGACCCTTTTTCTGACGCGCTGATGCTGAATATCCGTTGCGATATTCTGGAGCCGGATACTATGCAGGGTTACGATCGTGATCCGCGTTCAGTAGCCAAACGCGCTGAAGAATATCTGATTTCTACTGGTATTGCTGACACCGTATTAATAGGTCCAGAGCCGGAATTCTTCATTTTCGATGACGTTCGTTTCCATACTGACATGAGCGGCTCTTTTTATAAGATCGACTCAGAAGAAGCTAAATGGAACTCAGGTTCTGACTATGCAGAAGGTAACCTGGCTCACCGTCCTGGCGTCAAAGGCGGCTACTTCCCGGTACCACCGGTTGATTCGTCACATGATATTCGTAGCCTGATGTGTGAAACCATGGAAGAGATGGGGCTGGTCATTGAAGCGCATCACCATGAAGTAGCAACAGCGGGTCAGAACGAAATTGCTACGCGTTATAACACGCTGGTGAAAAAAGCAGACGAGATGCAGATTTTCAAATATGTAGTGCATAACGTAGCCCATGCCTATGGCAAAACAGCTACTTTCATGCCAAAACCTATCGTTGGCGATAATGGTTCAGGCATGCATGTGCACCAGTCTCTGGCTAAAGACGGTAAGAATCTGTTTGCCGGTGACAAATATGGCGGGCTTTCTGAAACCGCACTGTATTACATTGGCGGTATCATCAAGCATGCTAAGGCATTGAATGCCTTCACTAACCCTTCTACTAACTCGTACAAGCGACTGGTTCCAGGTTTTGAAGCTCCGGTAATGCTGGCGTATTCAGCGCGTAACCGTTCGGCTTCTATTCGTATCCCTGTAGTACCTAGTGCTAAGGCACGTCGGATTGAGGCTCGTTTCCCGGACCCAGTGGCTAACCCTTATCTGGCCTTTACGGCGCTGATGATGGCTGGTCTGGACGGCATTCAGAACAAAATCCATCCTGGCGACGCTATGGATAAGGATTTATATGACCTGCCACCGGAAGAAGCTGCAGAAATTCCACAGGTCGCCACGTCACTTGGCGAGGCTCTGGCGGAACTGGACAAAGATCGGGCCTTCTTAACCGCAGGCGGTGTTATGACTGACGAAATGATTGATGCGTACATCGATCTGAAACAGCAGGAAGTCGAAACACTGAACAAAACAACTCACCCAGTTGAGTTTGATATGTACTACAGCGCGTAA